One part of the Dioscorea cayenensis subsp. rotundata cultivar TDr96_F1 chromosome 2, TDr96_F1_v2_PseudoChromosome.rev07_lg8_w22 25.fasta, whole genome shotgun sequence genome encodes these proteins:
- the LOC120273777 gene encoding receptor-like protein 46, giving the protein MLVGNIPLELGNLTSLRVIDFAYNYLSGAIPYNLGNLKAMKFAHKIFYNTKVALAIYDKISFDFVDNMEILYMVSNKLLRGYMDNVNVYLKGRNIQYDKLLQLLISIDLSRNQLSRKIPEEVMNLSYLQNLNLSRNLLTGRIPDKIGTLLRLESLDLSKNDLSSAIPTTMIMLSFLSHPNLSYNNLSRRIPDSGRFLALSDPSIYFGNYAFCGFPLDNDCENVDKPSL; this is encoded by the coding sequence ATGCTTGTTGGCAATATTCCTCTTGAGTTGGGTAACCTTACCAGTCTTCGTGTCATAGACTTTGCATATAATTATCTGTCAGGAGCCATACCATACAATCTCGGCAACCTTAAAGCTATGAAATTTGCTCATAAAATATTCTATAACACTAAGGTTGCACTTGCCATATATGATAAAATCTCCTTTGATTTTGTTGACAACATGGAAATTCTTTACATGGTATCAAATAAACTCCTCAGAGGTTACATGGATAATGTTAATGTGTATTTGAAAGGGAGGAATATTCAATATGATAAGCTGCTACAACTTCTGATATCCATAGACCTCTCAAGAAATCAGTTATCAAGGAAGATTCCTGAAGAAGTAATGAATCTTTCTTATTTACAAAATCTGAATCTATCTAGAAACCTTTTGACGGGAAGAATTCCAGACAAGATTGGCACGTTACTGAGGTTAGAATCACTTGATTTATCAAAGAATGATCTTTCAAGTGCTATTCCAACAACAATGATCATGCTATCTTTCTTAAGTCATCCAAACCTATCATATAACAATTTATCTAGAAGAATTCCAGATAGTGGGCGGTTTCTAGCACTTTCAGATCCATCTATCTATTTTGGAAACTATGCTTTTTGTGGCTTTCCATTGGACAACGATTGTGAAAATGTTGACAAACCATCCTTGTAA
- the LOC120273785 gene encoding probably inactive leucine-rich repeat receptor-like protein kinase At2g25790, translated as MAAKLTEALLLYLLYLILSVSDSLPIYGCKEGERKALLNFKEGLKDPGGRLSSWIGQDCCIWRGVQCGDQTGQVVQLDLGNKIPLHDMFQYGRRSQPLKGDHINPLLGLKHLQYLDLSMNIFGGFSGVVPHQLSKLSSLRYLDLSSVSNLPCNHLHLARKINLSNCILELPFSLAHVNFTKIQILDLSGNNVHSVVPPWLFKLSSLESLDLSVNAFKELIPSAIGNLTSLKFLNLARNSVLEGGVPLSLRNLCMLNSLDLSANKYLHGDLNELGDVFSGCLKDSLEILSWLGLHSLIKLDISRNTLNGSVPVNLGQLYPKLEFLDFAYNNLTGVLTEAHFVGLTKLQHLGFSANEFKVDLGSQWLHNLSAALFPNAGISDALPDWFWNFSANLQLVDLSHNDIKGPVPQFPGNLAYLLLFSNKITGKIPETLCDLKKLLALDLSKNQLIGEIPNCWNHSFKQSLSTFDLALTTLDLGQNKLSGRIPTWLPQSLLNLDVLRLRFNMLVGDIPPELGNLTKLRVIDFAYNLLSGTIPYSLANLRAMKFDPTIFYNIKVELEIYDKISFDYVDNMEILYMVESQKKMGMLLRLESLDLSNNILSGEIPTTMIMLSFLSHLNLSYNNLSGRIPYGGKFLSLPDPSIYFGNPALCGFPLDNNCENIDRSFGEGYPKDEDEAEKIGFYVSISLRYILGFLILWGLLLLNKKWGFAYFQFVDCLQYTIWDCL; from the exons ATGGCTGCAAAGCTTACTGAAGCTCTTCTTCTATACCTTCTCTACTTAATACTCAGTGTTTCTGATAGCCTTCCTATCTATGGCtgcaaagaaggagaaagaaaagCACTTCTTAATTTCAAAGAAGGGCTTAAAGATCCTGGTGGACGGTTATCGTCTTGGATCGGCCAAGACTGCTGCATCTGGAGAGGAGTTCAATGTGGTGACCAAACAGGGCAAGTTGTGCAACTTGATCTGGGGAACAAGATCCCTCTTCATGACATGTTTCAATATGGCAGACGTTCTCAGCCATTGAAAGGTGATCATATTAACCCTTTGCTTGGCTTAAAACACTTGCAATACTTGGACCTCAGCATGAACATCTTTGGAG GTTTTAGTGGTGTAGTTCCTCATCAGCTTAGCAAACTCTCAAGTTTGCGTTATCTTGATCTATCCAGTGTATCCAATTTGCCTTGCAACCATCTCCATTTAGCTAGAA AAATAAACTTATCAAACTGCATTCTTGAGCTTCCTTTTTCTCTTGCACATGTTAACtttacaaaaatacaaattctTGATCTTTCTGGTAACAATGTTCATTCTGTAGTCCCACCTTGGTTGTTCAAGTTAAGCAGCCTTGAGAGTCTAGATTTGAGTGTCAATGCTTTCAAAGAGCTTATTCCTAGTGCCATTGGAAATTTAACATCTCTTAAATTCCTCAACCTTGCAAGGAATAGTGTCCTAGAAGGTGGAGTGCCACTGAGCTTAAGAAACCTCTGCATGTTGAACTCATTGGATCTTTCAGCAAATAAATATCTGCATGGTGATTTGAATGAACTTGGAGATGTGTTTTCAGGTTGCCTTAAAGATAGTTTGGAGATACTGAGTTGG CTTGGACTTCATTCTTTGATAAAATTGGATATTTCTCGCAATACATTGAATGGAAGTGTCCCGGTAAACTTGGGTCAACTATATCCAAAACTTGAGTTTTTGGATTTTGCTTATAATAATTTGACAGGTGTTCTGACTGAAGCTCACTTTGTTGGTCTGACAAAGCTTCAACATCTTGGCTTTTCTGCCAATGAATTCAAGGTTGATCTTGGTTCACAATGG TTGCACAATCTCTCTGCTGCTCTTTTTCCTAATGCTGGAATCTCAGACGCTTTGCCGGACTGGTTTTGGAACTTCTCAGCAAATCTTCAACTTGTGGATTTATCACATAATGATATCAAAG GACCAGTGCCACAATTTCCAGGAAATTTAGCGTACTTGCTTCTGTTTTCAAACAAGATAACTGGAAAGATCCCAGAGACCTTATGTGATCTGAAGAAGTTGTTagctcttgatctctccaaAAATCAACTTATTGGTGAAATTCCCAATTGCTGGAATCACTCTTTTAAACAAAGCTTGTCCACATTCGATTT AGCATTGACAACTCTTGATCTTGGCCAGAATAAGTTAAGTGGAAGAATACCTACTTGGCTTCCACAGAGCTTATTGAACTTGGATGTCCTTAGACTCCGATTTAACATGCTTGTTGGAGATATTCCTCCTGAGTTGGGTAACCTTACCAAGCTTCGTGTCATAGACTTTGCATATAATCTTCTGTCAGGAACCATACCATATAGTCTTGCCAACCTTAGAGCCATGAAGTTTGATCCCACAATATTTTATAACATTAAGGTTGAACTTGAGATATATGACAAAATCTCCTTTGACTATGTTGACAACATGGAAATTCTTTACATG GTTGAATCTCAGAAAAAGATGGGCATGTTATTGAGGTTAGAATCTCTTGATTTATCGAATAATATACTTTCAGGGGAAATTCCAACAACAATGATCATGCTATCTTTCTTAAGTCATCTAAATCTATCATATAACAACTTATCTGGAAGAATTCCATACGGTGGGAAGTTTCTCTCACTCCCAGATCCTTCTATATATTTTGGCAACCCTGCACTTTGTGGTTTTCCATTGGATAACAACTGTGAAAATATTGATAGATCATTTGGTGAAGGGTACCCTAAAGATGAAGATGAGGCAGAGAAGATAGGGTTCTATGTGAGCATTTCCTTGAGATACATTCTTGGGTTTTTGATTCTTTGGGGTCTGTTGCTGCTCAACAAGAAATGGGGATTCGCATATTTTCAATTTGTTGACTGTCTTCAATATACTATTTGGGATTGTCTTTGA
- the LOC120273796 gene encoding LOW QUALITY PROTEIN: probable LRR receptor-like serine/threonine-protein kinase At1g63430 (The sequence of the model RefSeq protein was modified relative to this genomic sequence to represent the inferred CDS: inserted 1 base in 1 codon; deleted 1 base in 1 codon), whose amino-acid sequence MRSLVLPLLLLLLLLLFPLVLVGEVVSLPINQEILALGAFKRSIFEDPLSVLSDWNSFDENPCGWSAVTCLKPQNRVVNLVYEHFPIPSLKGFLAPELRLLDFLQELVLSNNLFLGSIPKEIGLLKNLTVLDLSSNQFSXPVPAEIGDLTSVTKIDLHSNGLTGGIPLKLWNLANLVELRLDRNKLSGQILGTDTHGMTPSYDNRTGLCGLTSLKFADFSYNFFVGKIPPCLKYLSRLNFRGNCFQDKESIKPRSTEQCYSVKSQAANETYEYSNVAPKHHRPHQPKWLLILEITTGVVMLIFVITCAVSAIKICKRKSSGIIPIRKQSSWKDEISISVDSELLKSVLRFSRQELEVACEDFSNIIWSSTYSKVYKGTMKNGSEIAVLSLSISENQWTTYFELQFQNEVADFARLNNENIAKLLGYCRESEPFSRMLVFEYASNGTLYEHLHYGEGCQFSWLRRMKIAIGIARGLKYLHTELQPSFTISELNSGSVYLTEDFSPKLVDFERWKTIVSKADINGSVANGLPYHGFMDSIERRHMDVQSNTFAFGMLLLELISGRPSYCGDRGCSLDLAMEYLQKPEKMSQIIEPHLKNVKPDDLSVVCSTISLCIEPEASKRPSMEIITAMLEDGIETSPTALYKNSHLAWAELALTS is encoded by the exons ATGAGATCACTTGTGTtaccacttcttcttcttcttcttcttcttctttttcctcttgttTTGGTTGGTGAAGTTGTCTCCTTGCCCATAAATCAAGAAA TTTTGGCGCTTGGGGCTTTCAAGAGATCAATTTTTGAAGACCCACTCTCTGTTCTTTCTGATTGGAATAGCTTTGATGAAAATCCCTGTGGTTGGTCTGCAGTGACCTGCTTGAAGCCTCAGAACCGTGTGGTTAATCT GGTTTATG AACACTTTCCAATTCCCTCTCTGAAAGGATTTCTGGCGCCGGAGCTTAGGTTACTGGATTTCTTGCAAGAGCT AGTTCTGAGTAATAATTTGTTCCTTGGATCAATCCCTAAAGAAATCGGTCTGTTGAAAAACCTCACAGTGTTGGATTTGAGCTCGAATCAATTCT GCCCCGTCCCTGCTGAGATTGGTGATTTGACCAGTGTTACTAAAAT AGATTTGCATTCTAATGGGTTGACTGGTGGTATACCATTGAAACTTTGGAATCTTGCAAACCTTGTCGAGCTACGTTTGGATAGGAAT AAACTCAGTGGACAAATTCTTGGAACCGATACACATggcat GACACCCTCCTACGATAATCGGACTGGTTTATGTGGGCTAACTTCATTGAAATTTGCTGATTTTTCATACAACTTTTTTGTTGGGAAGATACCTCCTTGTCTTAAGTATCTGTCAAG ACTCAACTTTCGGGGGAATTGTTTTCAAGATAAAGAGTCCATCAAGCCGCGTTCTACTGAGCAAT GTTATTCTGTGAAAAGCCAAGCAGCCAATGAAACCTATGAATACTCCAATGTGGCGCCGAAGCACCACAGGCCGCACCAACCAAAGTGGCTGCTGATTTTAGAAATCACTACGGGTGTAGTTATGCTTATCTTCGTGATCACTTGTGCTGTGTCTGCTATTAAAATATGCAAAAGAAAATCCTCTGGCATTATCccaataagaaaacaatcaagTTGGAAGGATGAAATATCAATATCAGTCG ACAGTGAGTTGTTGAAAAGTGTGCTGCGATTCAGCAGGCAGGAACTTGAAGTTGCTTGTGAAGATTTCAGCAACATAATTTGGTCTTCTACATACAGTAAAGTCTACAAGGGCACAATGAAGAATGGGTCCGAAATTGCTGTTCTGTCACTAAGTATTTCAGAGAATCAATGGACAACATATTTTGAGCTCCAGTTTCAGAATGAG GTTGCAGATTTTGCAAGGTTAAATAATGAGAACATAGCGAAGTTGTTGGGGTATTGCAGAGAAAGTGAACCATTTTCAAGGATGCTTGTTTTCGAATATGCATCGAATGGAACATTATATGAGCATCTTCATT ATGGTGAAGGATGCCAATTCTCTTGGCTAAGACGAATGAAAATAGCTATTGGTATCGCTCGTGGACTAAAATATTTGCACACTGAACTCCAGCCTTCATTCACAATATCTGAGTTAAACTCCGGTTCCGTGTATCTTACTGAAGACTTTTCTCCAAAG TTGGTTGATTTTGAGAGGTGGAAAACAATTGTTTCGAAAGCAGACATAAATGGTTCTGTTGCCAATGGCCTACCCTATCATGGGTTTATGGATTCCATAGAAAGACGACATATGGATGTTCAGAGCAACACATTTGCTTTCGGAATGCTTTTACTAGAGCTAATCAGTGGAAGGCCTTCATATTGTGGAGATAGAGGATGCTCATTGGATTTG GCTATGGAGTATCTGCAAAAACCGGAGAAGATGAGCCAAATAATTGAACCTCATTTGAAAAATGTCAAGCCTGATGATCTCTCTGTAGTATGCAGTACAATTAGTCTTTGCATTGAACCTGAAGCATCTAAGAGGCCTTCCATGGAAATAATTACTGCAATGTTGGAGGATGGAATTGAGACCTCACCAACTGCTCTTTACAAGAACTCTCATCTGGCATGGGCTGAACTGGCCTTAACATCATAA
- the LOC120273803 gene encoding receptor-like protein EIX2, whose protein sequence is MAPINFFLSLLCLVASQLPHSHSQVHGNCIKTERIALLSIKAGMWSNNKSFLSSWTGHDCCNWRGVSCNNETGHVTKLDLQYPYYDPIHPIPPPSKLNSSLIQLHHLNYLDLSNNDFQGFPIPDFIGSLANLDYLNLSNAEFSGMLPHTFGNLSCLCYFDLSSNLYLQANDLHWLSEMTFLRYLDLSGVDLSNVHGWLHDINMLPSLLVLKLSNAGLRVGGIHGTTLLHHLNFTSLRVLDLSMNYDLNITLPQWLFHLTSLVHLDLSICALYGKLPVTIGNLRSLRFLSLTQNSFDGVIPESMGNLGSLEKLDLSVNKFNGSIPESLSNLTNLEYFDLSSNQVQGLMPASIGDLRNLQYFDLSRNMISGAFPDSFGNLTLLQYFSASGGNNLSGNLPETIGNLVHLQFLDLSKNMMHGKLPESFGNLRQLQQWRMPGNGITGKLPESMGKLSSLWELDLSKNNINGTLPKGMGNLCKLQTLDFTSNSISGGIDDLIDGLSKCRENKDFSASESSMGLKTLRMGNNKLNGTVPENIGQLSKLSLLHLSSNSLMGVLTESHFANLVSLSYLDLSYNSLQLNVSEDWKPAFACYIIRMCSCKVGPAFPTWVKTQTHLGDLCLSDAEISGSIPSWFWDLSAINPYLLNLSNNNLEGRLPTSMKNYRFILFDLSSNRFEGPIPELDPTALSVIDLTNNSFSGFIPSYFAAANNIKVFSLAHNHINGSIPSFFCNSISLALLDLSNNDMSGELPHCWNSTSALEIVDLSDNNFTGKIPDGLVSLPNLRSLHLRNNGFFGGLPFSLKMANKLVTLDLGENKLSGSIPIWFGESLSSLIVLRMRSNLFEGVIPEQLSKLSSLQILDLAHNNLTGCIPRSFGDFNAMAVTNHNEWWSLLSIFSEVFSSYSIWGSLPDSFAYSESLLINAKGLQVEYSKILSLVTSMDLSNNKLSCELPDELTKLHGLHFLNLSYNLFNGKIPESISDMKQLESLDLSENNLFGTIPSGMSTLNFLSHLNVSHNNLSGTIPSGGQLQTF, encoded by the coding sequence TCTCTCATTCAGCTTCACCATTTAAACTACTTGGATTTGAGCAATAACGACTTCCAAGGTTTCCCCATCCCAGACTTCATTGGCTCTCTTGCCAACCTTGACTACCTTAACCTCTCTAATGCTGAATTCAGTGGAATGCTTCCCCATACCTTTGGAAACTTATCATGCTTGTGCTATTTTGATCTTAGCTCAAATTTATATCTACAAGCTAATGACCTCCACTGGCTCTCTGAAATGACTTTTTTGCGTTACCTTGACTTGAGTGGAGTGGACCTCTCTAACGTGCATGGTTGGCTTCATGACATTAATATGCTCCCTTCTCTTCTTGTCTTGAAACTCTCTAATGCTGGCCTCCGAGTTGGTGGTATTCATGGTACTACTCTGCTTCATCATCTCAACTTCACATCTCTTCGTGTGCTTGATCTTTCTATGAATTATGACCTGAACATCACTTTGCCTCAATGGTTGTTCCATCTCACAAGCCTTGTTCATCTTGATCTTTCTATCTGTGCTCTGTATGGCAAGTTACCGGTCACCATTGGTAACTTGCGTAGCTTGAGATTCTTGAGCTTGACTCAAAACTCTTTTGATGGAGTGATTCCAGAGTCCATGGGAAATCTTGGTAGCTTGGAGAAACTTGATTTGTCAGTAAATAAATTCAATGGAAGCATTCCTGAATCTCTGAGCAATCTTACAAATTTAGAGTACTTTGATTTGTCCAGTAACCAAGTTCAGGGATTGATGCCCGCAAGCATTGGGGATCTAAGAAACCTGCAATACTTCGATTTGTCAAGGAATATGATCAGTGGAGCGTTTCCCGATTCCTTCGGCAATCTCACACTTTTGCAGTACTTCAGTGCATCTGGAGGCAACAATCTCAGTGGTAATTTACCAGAAACTATAGGAAATCTTGTTCACCTTCAGTTCCTAGATTTATCCAAAAATATGATGCATGGAAAGTTGCCAGAGAGTTTTGGTAATCTCAGGCAATTGCAGCAGTGGAGAATGCCGGGCAATGGCATCACAGGGAAATTACCAGAATCTATGGGAAAGCTCTCTAGCTTGTGGGAGCTTGATTTATCCAAGAACAACATCAATGGAACATTGCCAAAAGGCATGGGGAACTTATGCAAGTTACAGACTCTAGATTTTACAAGCAATTCTATCAGTGGAGGCATTGATGATCTTATTGATGGATTGTCTAAATGCAGGGAGAATAAGGATTTTTCTGCTTCGGAAAGTAGTATGGGTCTAAAAACATTGCGTATGGGAAACAACAAGCTAAATGGAACAGTCCCAGAAAACATCGGCCAATTATCTAAACTGAGCCTACTGCATCTCTCTTCAAATTCTTTGATGGGTGTCTTAACTGAATCTCATTTTGCTAATCTAGTAAGCTTGTCATATTTGGACTTGTCCTACAACTCATTGCAATTGAATGTAAGTGAGGACTGGAAGCCTGCTTTTGCCTGTTATATCATCAGAATGTGTTCTTGCAAAGTAGGCCCTGCGTTCCCCACTTGGGTTAAAACTCAAACGCATTTGGGTGACCTTTGCTTATCAGATGCTGAGATTTCAGGCAGCATCCCCTCATGGTTTTGGGATCTAAGTGCCATTAATCCGTATTTACTCAATCTATCAAATAACAATTTGGAGGGGCGGCTACCAACTTCTATGAAAAATTACAGGTTCATTCTCTTTGATTTGAGTTCAAACAGATTTGAAGGCCCAATACCTGAGCTTGACCCCACTGCATTGTCTGTTATTGATCTCACCAACAACTCATTCTCTGGGTTTATTCCTTCTTACTTCGCAGCTGCTAATAACATTAAAGTCTTCTCTTTAGCTCATAATCATATCAATGGAAGCATTCCGTCTTTCTTTTGTAACTCCATCTCCTTGGCATTGCTTGATCTATCTAACAATGATATGTCTGGAGAACTTCCCCATTGTTGGAATTCAACATCAGCTTtggaaattgttgatttatCTGACAACAATTTCACAGGTAAAATTCCTGATGGCCTTGTGTCACTCCCCAATCTCCGGTCCTTACATTTGAGAAACAATGGCTTCTTTGGAGGTCTCCCTTTCTCCTTGAAAATGGCCAACAAGTTGGTCACTCTCGACCTTGGTGAAAACAAACTCTCTGGTAGCATACCAATATGGTTCGGAGAAAGCCTTTCATCTTTAATAGTGCTTCGCATGAGATCCAATTTATTTGAAGGTGTCATCCCAGAGCAATTATCAAAACTCTCCTCTCTTCAGATCCTGGACCTTGCACACAACAACCTAACAGGTTGCATTCCTCGTTCTTTTGGTGATTTCAATGCCATGGCAGTCACCAATCACAACGAATGGTGGTCTTTGCTCTCCATTTTCAGTGAggttttttcttcatattctaTATGGGGCAGTCTTCCAGATAGCTTTGCATACTCAGAATCTCTCTTGATAAACGCAAAAGGACTCCAAGTGGAATACTCCAAGATTCTATCATTAGTCACAAGCATGGATTTATCAAACAATAAGCTTTCCTGTGAGTTGCCTGACGAACTCACCAAATTGCATGGGCTGCATTTCTTGAATCTTTCTTACAACCTTTTCAATGGAAAGATACCAGAAAGCATCAGTGACATGAAACAACTGGAATCACTTGATCTGTCAGAGAACAATTTATTTGGAACCATTCCTTCAGGTATGTCTACTTTGAACTTCTTGAGCCATTTGAACGTATCACACAACAATTTGTCAGGAACAATTCCATCGGGCGGCCAACTTCAGACGTTTTGA